ATCCTGCGCAACAAGCTGGGCAGCCTGGGTCACCAGCACACGCCGGGCACGGTGatgggcagcggcagcagcagtggcGGCGGCAGTGTGTCCAGCAACGGGGGTCAAAACCAAGGAGCGAGTGTTAATAACAATCTGGGGAATCTGGGAAATCTGGGCAATCCCGGTGGAGCTCCACACCATCCgcaccaccatcatcatcaccagacggcggcagcggcggcggccagTGCCCATCATGTCCACGCCCATGCCCATGCCCACGCCCACCTGTACAACTCGATCTATCAGCCCTACAGCGCTGCGGCCGCCTACAGCATGAAGGCGGTGTCCTGCGGCAGTCCTTCGCCGCCGCAGGGGGCGGCGGGCGGTCATCAGGGACCTCATCAGCTGAGGAGCGTGGCCGCCGCGGCAGCTGCCGCCCACTGGCCCTCCTCGCACTCGGTCAGCGATATTCTGGCCCACCACCAGGCGGTTGCCCTGCGGGCCAGTTGCCAGGTGGGCGTCGGAGTGGGCGGAATGGGCAGCACGGTCTCTCCGCTGCCCATGACCCCCTCCCCGGTGGGTGGAACCGGGGCCGGGGGTCAGCCGCTGCTCGACTGCGAGGGCGGAGCTGGGCAGCAGTCGCCGTACAACTACTACATGTACTTCCAGAACGGCGGAATGCACCACCATCATCACCACGGCGGAATGATGGCCGCTGGAGCCACCGGATTATGAGGGACCAGGGTTTGGTTGCGGGTCTAGCTACTTTCTATCGCGGTTGTTCAGCCTAGGTTACTCTCTTCTAAGCTTTAGCTTTAGGGATTGGTCATATCACGGCACTCACTTATCACACAAaatcaaaagtaaataaaCTAAGAGGAAATAAATTCCGCGAGGAAtctgtatttgtttttagttaTCAGTTTCCTGGAAATTCAACCGAAATAGAACTCTTGACTAAGAAGCTTGCAAATGTTCATAGGAATGTGACTAAACGAATGTAAATAGATAAAATGTTGTGAAAAAGTG
This portion of the Drosophila takahashii strain IR98-3 E-12201 chromosome 3R, DtakHiC1v2, whole genome shotgun sequence genome encodes:
- the Poxm gene encoding paired box pox-meso protein; amino-acid sequence: MDPESQCPQYGEVNQLGGVFVNGRPLPNATRMRIVELARLGIRPCDISRQLRVSHGCVSKILARYHETGSILPGAIGGSKPRVTTPKVVNYIRELKQRDPGIFAWEIRDRLLSEGICDKTNVPSVSSISRILRNKLGSLGHQHTPGTVMGSGSSSGGGSVSSNGGQNQGASVNNNLGNLGNLGNPGGAPHHPHHHHHHQTAAAAAASAHHVHAHAHAHAHLYNSIYQPYSAAAAYSMKAVSCGSPSPPQGAAGGHQGPHQLRSVAAAAAAAHWPSSHSVSDILAHHQAVALRASCQVGVGVGGMGSTVSPLPMTPSPVGGTGAGGQPLLDCEGGAGQQSPYNYYMYFQNGGMHHHHHHGGMMAAGATGL